The region TCACTCCTGTGTGAATTTTTCCAGATGAAAGTATGAAAGAACCCGGATTGGTTTTTCCTAAAGCATAATAAATACGAAAAATTCCCCCTCTCACTGAAAAAGTAAGCCCCCCTCCTACGGAAACATAATTCTTCTCGTACCATGTTTTCTGATGCCATTGTTGACCATTACAATAATCTGAAAACAAAACCACATAAGCATACTTCTCAAAAAATAGTCGCATTTCTATAGTAAGAAGTATGTATTCTTTCATGGTGATGCTATTTTCATCAAATCCACGTAGAGTCGAAAATCCCCCTAAAAACATAGCTTCATTGGGGGTGAGTTCAGGATAAAATATATTTGCATAATGTGAAGAAAAATGTACTCCTAGGAAAGACGTAAGAGGAACATAAGTTTTAAAGATAGACTTTACATCAAAAAGATAATTTTGAGTTGGAAGCGTTGTGCTATCATTTGCAGCCGGTATGGTGAGACGTGTTCCATGAGCTAAATCTAAAACAAATTCCCATCCACGCCTAGGAAGAATCCAGTCATCTGTATTTTTAAGTTCCACTTTAATTCCACCGAGATGATGACGAGTATGTAAAAAATTCCCGCCTTGAGATACTTCATTGTCAATGAGTGGCACGTTTTGTCGAAACTGATAATATGCACTTATCTGATGAGGGAAAAAAGAGTACATCAAACCGTAAGTTTGGTGAGCCTGTAAGAAAAACGTATCAACTTTATGAAGATCAAAAGTAAAACTTCCACCAAGATTTGTACCAGCCAAATATGGAATTTTGGCCTTTAGGTTAAACAACTGAGACTGACTATATCCTGTCCATTGCAAACTAAGTTCTTCTCCAAGATTAAACAAATTACATACGTATAGATTTCCTTGCCCTGTGAATTGAAGCTTATGCTGAGCTGTTCTACCAAAACCTATTAAGCCTTGAAAAGTATTGCTCTTTTTACGTCTTAGAGAAAGATGCAACGATACAGTTTCACTTTTAAATTTAAGTTCAGGTGGTGACGTAGCTTGTATCCAAGGATTGTTGTTCAGTTTTTGATTGAGTTTACGTATTTTTTTTTCTTGGTATAAATCGCCGGGTTTTATTTGTAACCATGTTTGTAGAAAAGAACGAGACAAAATTGGCAAGGGTTTTTGCACAATGCTGTCGATCGATAGTTGATTACCTGGACTCACGTAGAAGCGAACAAATGCATGATTTCTGCGAAAAGAATCTACAGTTACTTTGATGAATATAAAAGGATAACCCGCATTTTCGTATGTAGACAAAATCTTGTTAATCAAACGATGATATTTTTTCATTTTTCTAAAAACAAACTTCTTGTTCAAAAGTGACTTTATTTCCTTAACGGTATCCCCATCAATAAAAATTGAATAAAGATGGATTTTGAGTTTAGGACTATCAGAGGTAAAGGCCATCCATTTGGTGGTGTCATCTAAAGTAGGTACTTCGAAATTCTTTTCTGAATGTAATCGAATTGGTAATCCTTGATAATAAATGCCTACAAAAGAGGAATCTTTCAAATGATCGGGCGTTACCTGAGCAAAAGCAAAGCATGAAAAACACAATAAAAAAATTATAGTTGCCATTCAATTGGGGTCAAATGGTGAGAGATAAGATAAGCATTTGCTTTGGAGAAATGACGACAACCAAAAAATCCATTATGAGCAGAAAAAGGAGAAGGGTGTGCGGCCGTCAGTATGAGATGCTTTGAAGCATCAATAAGGGGGATTTTAGATTTAGCATTGCTTCCCCAAAGCATAAAAACTACATGCTCTTTTTTATCAGAAATAGTTCGAATTACAACGTCAGTAAAAATCTCCCATCCTTTGTTTCGGTGCGACAAAGGATTGTTTTCTCGAACTGTGAGGATAGTATTAAGAAGAAAGACTCCCTGTAATGCCCATTTGGTTAGGTTCCCAAACCTGGGTGGAACAAAACCTACATCGTCTTGTAGTTCTTTAAATATATTAACAAGTGAAGGGGGCAAAGGAACCCCTTCTTTGACAGAAAAACACAATCCATGAGCTTCACCATAACCATGGTAAGGATCCTGACCTAAAATAACCACTTTAACCTTTTCGAATGGAGTCAAGTTAAAAGCATTAAAAATTTCATGACCAGGTGGAAAAATTCGATATTTCTTTTTTTCTTCAATCAAAAAATTCTTCAATTCAGCAAAATACGGTTTCTGGAATTCATCCCATAAAAGTTCTTTCCAACATGGCACAATTTTTGGGTCAATCACTTTTGATTTTTTCACAAATTTCAAAAAAAATGTTATCTTTGTAAAAAATTGGTGGTATGAAAAAAGTGGCCTTTTTGTTTTTAATATTCGTAGGAATTCTAATATTTTCCTCTTGTAGAACACATAAGACTTGTCCTGCATATAAGAACGGTAGTGCTCAGGTTGTGAAAATAGAAAAGAAAAACGTTTAAATTTTTTTTACATTTGATAAGAACCTTACTGCTAATTATATTTCTTATTTGTTATTTTCTTGTATCCTCTCAGGAAAAAGGTATTACAGGGGATGAAATTGGTTATGTATATCGTGATGAATGGGATGCAGGTGTTTTCATTCATTCCAATGGTTTTGGTGCATCTTTTTATTTAGCGAGATGGACTTCTTATCGAACACGAAATTCTTTTGAACTTCAATATACCCATTTCAAACACCCCGAGGAAACGAAACGAAAAAACATTTATCAAACTGATAATGCTAAGTCTTTTATTTATGGAAAGTTATTTTATGTTAATTCTTTACAGATAGGAATAGATCGATGTATAACTTTCAACGAAAAGCCTTACTGGGGTGGAATTGATGTTCGATGGTTTTGGAGTGGAGGTGGGCAAATCTTCTGGCTTGTCCCTGTCTATGTAGAGATACTCCATAAAAGCACAACCAGTTCATTTTCATATATCACCGTCGAACGCTACGATCCTGAAAAGCATACTTTAGAAGATATTTACAGCCGAGATAGTTTCTGGACTGGTTTTAGTAAAAGCAAAATTTATCCGGGTGCATATGTCAAAATGGGCTTAAGTTTCGATTTCAGTCATACGACCAACAGGGCTCGCCTTTTAGAAACTGGAATGATGTTAAATTTTTCTCCAATACCTATAAAAATTATGGCTCACTCCCCTTCACAAAATATTTTTCTCAACGCATATTTAAAACTATTGATGGGTAAGAAATATCTTTTTCAACGATACGTAAATCAATAGCGCTAATTTTTAAAAGGTGAATCTAAAATAGCCTTTCTAATCAACCTCATCGATACTATTAAAAGAAAAGTTAAATAAAAAGGAAAAAAAATAAGCAATGATTCTTCTCCAAAAGAAGCAAAAAGAATAAAATCATATATACCGTGAGCTATAAAAGGCAATAAAAGAGC is a window of Bacteroidales bacterium DNA encoding:
- a CDS encoding BamA/TamA family outer membrane protein encodes the protein MATIIFLLCFSCFAFAQVTPDHLKDSSFVGIYYQGLPIRLHSEKNFEVPTLDDTTKWMAFTSDSPKLKIHLYSIFIDGDTVKEIKSLLNKKFVFRKMKKYHRLINKILSTYENAGYPFIFIKVTVDSFRRNHAFVRFYVSPGNQLSIDSIVQKPLPILSRSFLQTWLQIKPGDLYQEKKIRKLNQKLNNNPWIQATSPPELKFKSETVSLHLSLRRKKSNTFQGLIGFGRTAQHKLQFTGQGNLYVCNLFNLGEELSLQWTGYSQSQLFNLKAKIPYLAGTNLGGSFTFDLHKVDTFFLQAHQTYGLMYSFFPHQISAYYQFRQNVPLIDNEVSQGGNFLHTRHHLGGIKVELKNTDDWILPRRGWEFVLDLAHGTRLTIPAANDSTTLPTQNYLFDVKSIFKTYVPLTSFLGVHFSSHYANIFYPELTPNEAMFLGGFSTLRGFDENSITMKEYILLTIEMRLFFEKYAYVVLFSDYCNGQQWHQKTWYEKNYVSVGGGLTFSVRGGIFRIYYALGKTNPGSFILSSGKIHTGVSLMF
- the ung gene encoding uracil-DNA glycosylase produces the protein MDPKIVPCWKELLWDEFQKPYFAELKNFLIEEKKKYRIFPPGHEIFNAFNLTPFEKVKVVILGQDPYHGYGEAHGLCFSVKEGVPLPPSLVNIFKELQDDVGFVPPRFGNLTKWALQGVFLLNTILTVRENNPLSHRNKGWEIFTDVVIRTISDKKEHVVFMLWGSNAKSKIPLIDASKHLILTAAHPSPFSAHNGFFGCRHFSKANAYLISHHLTPIEWQL